The Cryptococcus gattii WM276 chromosome D, complete sequence region GCTGCGTTGTGCATGAAAGTTGGTTGTGGCTGAGTCGACTGGGTAAAGCGGTCAAAGCCTGATCCGCCACCGCCGCCGCTACTGCTATCGTCGACAACGAGTCGTCGACCATTGGGTAGTCGAACAATCCTCGGCCCTTCTGTGGTGGCCTGAGACGCCTGACATGGGCTCGATTCATTAATTATCACATGCCTTCCGTCGGACAGTTGAACAGTCCTGCGTCCTCGGGTACTCGTCTGTGTTGGCTGCGTCGAGTTATTCGCCCGGACCCATCTTCCATCAGGCAGTTGCGCAATCCTCGGCCCTGTCGTGCTGGCTGCAGAAGTGTCGGAAAGGCCATTGACAACAAAACGTCTTCCATTTGGCAACTGAACAACCCTTCGGCTACCTCCCAACCCATTACTAGCGACGGAAGGGTGGACGAAATGTGAGCGAGGGATGTATGGCGTTTGTATCATCGTGCGATGTCTAATCAGGTCTTCCATAGTAAATGGGTTACTGACATGATGTTAGTATAGATACGTTTTTCGCTCTTACCGTTTCGGCATTCGACCCACTTCTGAGTGAATTGAGAGGCAAGGGTTGTGCCCCAAGGACATTGATCTTGCGAAAAATTGGATTGAAAACCCCACCTTGGGTGGTTGGTCCCGCCAAATGCATTTTGTAAAGACGGCTGTCCGCTTTCTATGGTGGTTATATCAATTCAGCAACTGTGCAAGCATATATGGACGTTTAATACGTTGTGTTATACAACTTACTTTGTTGGACGAGTAATTGCAAACCCCGTTCCATCAAGTTCACCTTTTCATCTTTAAGTACTTCCCAGATAGGCCTTCTCGGTGAGGCGGTTGTGGTCGTAGAAATCTGGTCAGGGAGTATTTGGCTAGTCATTTGCGGATGATCTGTAGTAGTAGCAGCAGGAGAGGTAGAAATATTTCCTGGtaagaaggaagagagtTTGTTTAATAAGCTCCCGAAAACAGACTTGTGGGTGGCAGAGGGGTTGTTTGTCTCTGTCATGGTACCCCTGACAGGATATGGCCCTTGGTCTCGTGGGGGATGCATGGGAGGACCTTTATTGACGCTGTATTCAACATCTGATTGTACGAAGAGACCCGTTTCCATATCAGATTCTTCTGCGCTCGAAAATGAACTTGGCATGCAGCTTCTCCTACTGGGGAAAAACCTGCGAATCCATGGTCTTGGGCTTCTAGCCGCTGCGTCAGGTTGAACTGCTTCATTTGAGCTTCGCGCAAGTTCTGCTTTCTCTTCACGACCACGATTAATCGACCCACTCATATACTGCTGGTGGGGATTGGTTGTGGCAGATCGTCCACTGTGATTAATGGGGGCGACTAAAGTCAGCCATCTTCAAATGCAACTGGTTTTGTTGAGTGGTAAAACATCTACCTTGGGCCAGTTTGACTTGGTGTGTATGGTCTGCGGTTGGTGGTTTTACCATCGGATGCAAGTTTCTTCAAAACGTTTGGCCTCTCTGTCCCAAATGCACTTGAATGTTCGCCTAGAATGGTCTCAAATGTGATATCAGCATGCCGACCGCCGTTAAATCCTGAATAATACCGATCACTACGAGTACTAGTTTCCCCCGCCGGCGTCCTGCTCATTCGAGTTTTGTTCGTTTGAAGAAACCGGCTCTCGTCCTCAGTGGTTGGAACTTTCCTCATGATGAAATCCTTTTCGGAAAGCTCATCGTCCCCGTCCGTGGCATGGCCATCCGTATAGTAGTAATAGTCCCTGTCTAAGTCGTGGCTTCCTGTTGAATATGACCTGGAAAGACCTTCCCACCCTAGTCGCTCATAATTGTTCTCTGCGGTAAACGGTTGGTGGGTCGGCACCTCTGGAATATCACTTTGCAATGTTCCTGATCCCGTCCGTGTATCATATGGGCTCGAGTATGAAGTTCGTGTCTGGAGAGGACGTCTTTCCAAGTCAACATCATCTCTCCAGATAGTTTTGGTCTCActatcatcatcttcagGCTTTCGGTACGATGGCCTCGGCGGGGGCCAGGAACGTCTACTTCCCTCACTTCTTTCCACTGACGGGTCTACATAGCCCATTTCTGAATGCTCTTTTGAACCGGAAACTTGCACGTTATTTTCAGATTCGCTTTCTTCTGGGAATGCTCCAGGTGGTTGAGATGGACGGCGGGATGACATCAAAGTCGCAAAGCCGCAAAACGATAAATGTTATGATGATGATTTGCTTTTCCAAGATCTGTGTTTATAGGGTGTTGTGAGTCaaaatgaatgagtgagGGATGAGTGGGTTGAGTGTAGTTTGATGGGGTTGAGAGCGGTTATATGGGGAAGATATGGCTAAAGGAcaagagagaaaggaagagagtACAAGGGTTGTGGAGTGGATGAAAAGAACGAGTTGTGGCGAAGGCGAGAGCGCCACTCTCGGAATCTGGGCGATTATTTCATTGGTGAATGCAAAAGACATACTTACAGTGTAAATGTCTTCGTATTGCGTGCTCGTACATTATTATTGCGAACATCAGATGGGCGGGACAGAGGAAATAAGCAGGGTGTCCCAATCTCCACCTTATGCAATTTGATCCCGTTCCTCCAAATCTGACCCACAACCACACCCGAAGCAGTCTTTATCGCAACTCCTCCATCTCTATTACAGTTCTTTCCACCCGTTTACATTTACACCCCACATTCACAGTTAAAATGGACGCCGAACGACGTTCCCGATGGGCGGATGCCCCCTCCGCTTCGTCCCCTGCCCCTCCTACCGGTTCTTCCGCCGCCAATGATACCGCTTCTGATGCTGCGGCTAGAGCAGCGGCTATCGCTGCCAAAATTGCAGCATCCTTGCGACCTGGTGTACAAGGGACTGAGCttgtgaagaaggaaaaggaggaaggcgACTTTGTGAAGGATGTTGAGATCAATGATTTGAGGAATCGATATGTTTTGACGAAGGGCTCTACTCAAAAGCAGGTAAGTGGCGTCGTTGATAATAGTTACAGGTGTGATCTGACACAAATTCCGGCCAGATCGAAGAAGAAACTGGAGCTTCTATAACGACAAAAGGTGTTTGGGTCCCCGATCGATCAAAGATGCCCCCTGGAGAGGTCCCTCTTTATCTTCATGTAGTCGCCACATCCCAGTCCATTCTTGATGCCGCTATCGGCAAGATTAACGATCTTATCAACCAAGAGCTCGGTCCCCTAATTGACGAGCGAACGTTGGTAGCCAGGAATAGGGCGTTGGGATTGCCGCCTCCATCTGGCGCAATGCCTAACGGAAGGGTAAAGTGGCCGGAGCAGAGGTTGTATATTGGTCTCGAAAGTCTCAGAAACTTTAACGTCAGGGCAAAGACTGTTGGTCCCGGTGTAAGTCGTGAATTAGCTAGATCCAGAGGATAAGGCGCTAATTTCGGTTATAGGGTATGTTTGTAAAGTACATTCAGGCGGAGACGGGTGCGAGAGTGCAGATCAAGGGACAAGGATCAGGATTCATGGAAAGTGATACCGGAAGAGAATCTGACGAGCCAATGCACATCAATATTGCGTGAGTACCCTGTCATCCACCTACAAGCGTCCACTGACTTTTCTGTACAGTGCTCCTACTGAGGACCAAGTTGAAAGAGCCAAGCTTCTTGCCGAAGATCTTCTTGAAGTTTTGCGAGGAGAGCATGCCAAAGCCCGCGATGCGCACAGCCAAAGTGCCCAGGGTGGTGTTTACGGTGGCTACGCCGCGTACGGCGGTCAAGCTGCAGGCCAAGACCCTTACGCTGCCTATTATGCTGTGTGTCTTCCAATCCTCTCCTATTCTTTAAGTTGATGATGGATGCTGACATTTGCGGATGATAAGCAAACTGGTGCTGCCGCTACTAGTACACCAGGAAGTCAACCGGGAGCCACCCCAGCCGCTGGCGGCGCTACACCTGCGCAAGGCTCCGATGCATGGGCGCAGTACGCTGCTTATTGGGCGGCTTATGGCTACGATGTCAACGACCCTCAGTGTACGTCTTTTCCCCATACCTGGACTAATTTCATTCTATTGACTAATGTGTTATCTGTGACTGCTAGTCCAAGCTTGGCAAGCGCAACAATACGGTCAACAAGCTGGCCAACCGGCTGATGCGACAGCTGCTGGTGCTTCTGCAGTCCCTCAAGCAGGCAGCGCGACTCCTGCTGTTGCCCCTTAAATCCTCACACATTAGGTTGATATTGTTTATGTATTCCGTATACCATATGCATCCATACGTTTCTATATATAAAAATAATAACACAGCGATCGGTATAGAAAGATGTGCAGTCCCCTTCCTGGCAACTTTTACGAAAAGGTAAAAGGCGCAAAAGAAGCACACCAGACAATAAAGCCTAGAGAAAGTTGAGCACGAACTAGTGTTCCTCACTTTAGCATCCATTCCTATCACTGAACCCCTGGGTTTGGGCGAGAACAGTGTACACATGAGATGCAGGGTGATGTCGGGTAGGAAATGATGGGCGAGTGGTAACGAGCTTGGATAGGCTGTTGAAAACCTGGAGGCGAGCGACTCAAGGATCGAATAAATTGACAAGTTGCATTGGTGGGGCTAAAGGGTTGGCAATGTACTTGAAGGTCGTCGACGATATCTggagaaaaaagaaagcaAACAAAATGATAGAAGCAATttgtgaagaagagtttctctttttcttttttcgtcgctcgtcgtcgtcgtcgttttcttcttctgctgGCTCGATGACGTGGAATACAATGTGTGTGATTTGATTCCGGGCTGACTGCGGAACTGTCCGCCGGTGGTTGTGGCCGTCGTTCAGTCGTGGCAAGTGTAGGTGGACAAACAGCGACAACTCTATAAGCTATACTGCAACTGCACCCTCGTATATTCACCCAGCCCGCCAGAAAAACGGCAAGCCATGCTGCTCGCCACCGCCCTCCTTCTGCCCCTCGCACTCGCACTCTCGCCGCCACCGCAGACATACGTCAACACAGCTATCGCACGCACAGTCGAGCTTGGAGGCGCGACAGCTCAAGTCACAACACAGTATAACATTAAGGCAACAGCAGATGAGCCGGGAGAGTATCATCTTGCCCTGAGTGGGGACGGGGATGATATCCCTGCTTGGTGGGAAGTTGCGATTGGCGGAAAGGCGGTAGAAGGTGTAAGGATTCTTGACGACAGGTAGGCTGCGCAGATATACTTGGGTTGCAATGTAATGCTAATAGGCGATTGATTAGACCACCAACAGTCTCTGTTCCCCTCGGCCATTTGAAGAATGGAGATACCTCTACGTTGTCCCTCACCTACGTGCTCACGCATATGAGCAGGCCTCTTCCAGCCAAGATCGACCAGAGAGAGGCGCAGTACCTCCTCTTCACAACCAACTCTACGTATGTCGACAGCTGGTACCCCACCAGCGTTGAGCGTGTAAAGTACCGAGCTCCCCACATCATTCTCTCTCACACCTCTGTCCCAGACACCTATACCCGCGACTCGACCGTTACAAAGGCTGGCTCATCTCTTACTCTTGGACCCTTCcactctcttcctccaacTCTTGGTGAACACAAGTTTGAGCAACAGCCTCTTTCAGTACACTATGAGAGTAAACAACCTGTGGTTGGTCTCAAGATTCTGAGACGTAACGCAGAAGTGAGCCACTGGGGTGCTAACTTGAACATTCAAGATGAGATGTCTTTAGTGAATATTGGGCCCAAGTATGTTCATCAATTATCTCTGGCCAAAGAGTAGGCGCTCACATCTACCTTTAGGCTCAAAGGTCACTTCTCTCGGCTTGCCCACCAGCAATCCCGATTCCACGCCTCTACGCCCCCCCAAATTTTCACCGAGCTTTCTCTCCGTATCCCTGCTACTGCCCACTCTGCGTACTACTACGACACCATCGGCAACGTTTCGACCTCTCATTTCCGCCCTGGCAGCACACTCGCCCAAAAGTCCAAGTCTTCCAAGGTCCGAACCAGCCCCAGGTCTGTGGATGGTCTTTTGGAATTGAGGCCTCGATACCCTCTGTTGGGTGGATGGAACTATAGCTTTGTGGTTGGGTACGATATGCCTCTTGAAGATGTTCTCAAGAGTGATCAGGCCAACGGGAAGAACGTCTTGGCTGTGCCGTTCATGACCGGTATCAATGATGTTGTCGTCGACGATGCCGAGTTGAAGATCATTTTGCCCGAAGGGGCCAAGTAAGTCGGGCCCTCGCCTTGGAAGCTGTAAAAGCCATAACCTTGAGCTGACAACGCGTTTTAGGGACGTCGAAGTTTACACTCCTTTTGCTGTTGACAGCATTGAGCACTCTATCCACAAGACGTATCTTGACACCACCGGCCGACACACCATTATCCTCAAAAAGGCGCGATGTACCGAAGATCACGCAAAGACTGTTTATGTAGGTTTTCAAGATTTAACAAAAGATGACGGCCGAGCTAACCTTTTTATCAGGTCGTATACTCTTACCCCTTCTCGGCTTTGATGCAAAAGCCCGTGACTGTGGCGTCCGTGATCGGGGGTCTCTTCTTGTTGGCTATGGGGTTGAGAAGAGTGAACTATAGTATTGACAAACAGTAGATGGAAAACAATGCATATATGCCCGacttgaagaagaagagccGCGGGGCGTTACTTCCAGAGCTTACTTTGATCAGTTTCTTGCAAAAAGGTCTTCGGCGGCAGACTTCTCTTTGTTGATAAGTTCTTCGATTGATGTGTCGAGCGTTTACACACTATCAGACCAATACTGGATGTATCCTGCGTGGAAAGGGCCACAGCCCACTCTGCAAGGTCAAGGTCACTTGGAGTATCCGCAGGCTCATGAAGGGACCCTATTGCCTATCATCGTTGGCCGTGATGCCGAAGATGCCCTCTATCTGATTAACATAAACAACGAAGCAGTATCAGATGGGCGACGAGGATGGATGATTAAGGGAAGCTGATCTTACGGAGGGATATTTAAAACGCACGCATGACTTTTACCCGGACTTATTCTGTCGCCGTGCCGAAGCATGCCGAAGAAAATGGGCATATATTATGTAATACGGCGATATCCGTTGCCGGGCCGGGAATGGATTAATTATCTGAGATCTTTTTTGGCCATGGTCTTTCGAATGGATGCACATCTGAGTTTTTGGCTGCTTCGGCAGCGTGCGATACGGCGATGCCAGCAGCCGAACTGTACGACAAACATCAAGACGGCTCCGGATGGCCTTGTCTTGCGCTCTTCGGGTACAAATTCACAAAAAGTTGCCGAGGCAATCCCTCATTTGATTATTAAATCAGTGAAAAGCCCGCCGATGACAATCCGATGGCGGAGAAGAGATATCTGCTATGAACCCCGCAACAGCT contains the following coding sequences:
- a CDS encoding uncharacterized protein (Similar to TIGR gene model, INSD accession AAW45810.1); protein product: MDAERRSRWADAPSASSPAPPTGSSAANDTASDAAARAAAIAAKIAASLRPGVQGTELVKKEKEEGDFVKDVEINDLRNRYVLTKGSTQKQIEEETGASITTKGVWVPDRSKMPPGEVPLYLHVVATSQSILDAAIGKINDLINQELGPLIDERTLVARNRALGLPPPSGAMPNGRVKWPEQRLYIGLESLRNFNVRAKTVGPGGMFVKYIQAETGARVQIKGQGSGFMESDTGRESDEPMHINIAAPTEDQVERAKLLAEDLLEVLRGEHAKARDAHSQSAQGGVYGGYAAYGGQAAGQDPYAAYYAQTGAAATSTPGSQPGATPAAGGATPAQGSDAWAQYAAYWAAYGYDVNDPQFQAWQAQQYGQQAGQPADATAAGASAVPQAGSATPAVAP
- a CDS encoding oligosaccharyltransferase alpha subunit, putative (Similar to TIGR gene model, INSD accession AAW45809.1); its protein translation is MLLATALLLPLALALSPPPQTYVNTAIARTVELGGATAQVTTQYNIKATADEPGEYHLALSGDGDDIPAWWEVAIGGKAVEGVRILDDRPPTVSVPLGHLKNGDTSTLSLTYVLTHMSRPLPAKIDQREAQYLLFTTNSTYVDSWYPTSVERVKYRAPHIILSHTSVPDTYTRDSTVTKAGSSLTLGPFHSLPPTLGEHKFEQQPLSVHYESKQPVVGLKILRRNAEVSHWGANLNIQDEMSLVNIGPKLKGHFSRLAHQQSRFHASTPPQIFTELSLRIPATAHSAYYYDTIGNVSTSHFRPGSTLAQKSKSSKVRTSPRSVDGLLELRPRYPLLGGWNYSFVVGYDMPLEDVLKSDQANGKNVLAVPFMTGINDVVVDDAELKIILPEGAKDVEVYTPFAVDSIEHSIHKTYLDTTGRHTIILKKARCTEDHAKTVYVVYSYPFSALMQKPVTVASVIGGLFLLAMGLRRVNYSIDKQ